CAGGAAATTGCTTCCCTAGAAATTCTTCTGCTGCAATGATTGTGTCCCTAACCATAAATTCTATAGCAGTAGGAATAGCCTTTGATTTTATGATTTTAGGCACTGTTTCAATAGCAGTTTCTAAATTTTCAAAAGGAATCAATAGGCTAAGGGTTTTTTTAGGTAATGGTAGAAGTCTTAAAATAGCCTTCGTTACAATCCCCAATGTACCTTCCGAACCAACAATCAAATCTTTGAAGCTATACCCCGAGCTATTTTTTACCACCTTGCCCCCTATTTCCATGATTTCCCCATTGGGCAGAACCACTTCCAATCCTCTTACATAATCTCTAGTAACCCCGTATTTTACTGCCCTCATGCCTCCTGCATTGGTATTAATATTTCCTGCAATGGTGGCACTTTTTTCTCCTGGATCTGGAGGATAAAAAAGATCTCGTTCTTCTACAAACTTACTTATTTCCATTAACAGCACGCCAGGCTCTACAGTAAGCGTCAAGTTTTCCTCATCTAATTCTAAGATTTTGTTCATCTTACTCATATTCACCATGATTCCTCCATGGATGGCTACAGAGCTGCCTACCAATCCAGTACCCTGACCTCTAGGCGTAACAGGGATGTCGTTTTCATATGCATACTTCATCACTTCCGAAACCATTTGCGTAGAAAGAGGTTCTACCAATACCTCTGGCATACACTTTACTTCCGCAAGCTCATCTCGACCAAAATCTTCATTAATTTCCTCTCCAAAGAATACCCTATCTTCTCCACAGATCGCTTTTAAAACTTCTACATCTTTTGCATCTACTTTCTTATAAGCCATTTTTTACCCTCCTTATACAACCTTTGATTTCAGATCTTCTACTTTTATATTTCCTTTGTCTATTTCTTCTATTAACCTAGGAATCACTTCATAAATATCCCCTACAACCCCATAGTGGGCTACCTTAAATATTGGTGCGCTTTCATCTTGATTGATAGCAAAAATACATTCAGCATTGCTCATACCTGCTACAAACTGTACTGATCCAGATACGCCACAGGTAATCAACAGCTTAGGCCTTACTGTTCTTCCACTTAATCCAATTTGCTTTTTAGCATCTCCCCATCCAGCTTCAATTAACGGTCTTGTGGAAGCTACCTGCGCCCCTAGTTTCTCCGCTAGCTTATATATCATATCTAAATCTTTTTGGGATTTTACACCCCTACCAGCTACCACAATCATTTCTGCCTCTGAGATATCCTCTTCCTGCTCTTTTGGCTTCACATCGATTACCTTGATTTGAGATGTTAGCTTTTCTAAAGCAATTGGACACTTTGTTACTCTTCCTGTAGTTTGTTGACTAGGTTCTGCTGCTGTCATCACCTTATAACGTACTGTAGCAAACTGTGGTCGATGATTGGGGGTAATAATTTTTGCCATGATATTTCCCCCAAAAGCAGGTCTAATTTGAATCAAATCAGAATTTTCTTTTACATCTAATATAGTACAATCAGCGGTTAAACCAGTTTTAAATCGAGCAGATAC
The sequence above is drawn from the Clostridium formicaceticum genome and encodes:
- a CDS encoding FAD-binding oxidoreductase, with translation MAYKKVDAKDVEVLKAICGEDRVFFGEEINEDFGRDELAEVKCMPEVLVEPLSTQMVSEVMKYAYENDIPVTPRGQGTGLVGSSVAIHGGIMVNMSKMNKILELDEENLTLTVEPGVLLMEISKFVEERDLFYPPDPGEKSATIAGNINTNAGGMRAVKYGVTRDYVRGLEVVLPNGEIMEIGGKVVKNSSGYSFKDLIVGSEGTLGIVTKAILRLLPLPKKTLSLLIPFENLETAIETVPKIIKSKAIPTAIEFMVRDTIIAAEEFLGKQFPDNSSNAYLLLTFDGNSKEEVEKAYETVAHICLEEGALDVYISETQERQEAIWSARGAFLEAIKSSTTEMDECDVVVPRNKVAEFIKYTDELQHQFNIRIRSFGHAGDGNLHVYILRDALSEEAWKKTLQDVMDCMYNKARDLRGQVSGEHGIGFAKKGFLKESLGGNHLALMRGIKSVFDPKNLLNPGKICQ
- a CDS encoding electron transfer flavoprotein subunit alpha/FixB family protein, giving the protein MAKIIVNQEKIKNVEETLALCPFNAIENNDGVIEINAACKMCKICVNKGDEGAFQLVEEKITEIDKKLWKGIAVYVDHLEGEIHPVTMELIGKAKELAVKLSYPIYAVFIGDNVYEKAQELLHYGVDEVFVYDEEPLKHFRIEPYTAAFEDFIHNKKPSIVLVGATTVGRSLAPRVSARFKTGLTADCTILDVKENSDLIQIRPAFGGNIMAKIITPNHRPQFATVRYKVMTAAEPSQQTTGRVTKCPIALEKLTSQIKVIDVKPKEQEEDISEAEMIVVAGRGVKSQKDLDMIYKLAEKLGAQVASTRPLIEAGWGDAKKQIGLSGRTVRPKLLITCGVSGSVQFVAGMSNAECIFAINQDESAPIFKVAHYGVVGDIYEVIPRLIEEIDKGNIKVEDLKSKVV